The following are from one region of the candidate division WOR-3 bacterium genome:
- the guaB gene encoding IMP dehydrogenase codes for MRLNQAYTFDDILLIPQKSDVLPKDTSTETYFTRNIKLHIPLVSAAMDTVTESRMAVALAQSGGIGVIHKNLSIEEQVAEVIKVKRAESGMILNPITIDPEAPVGKAKELMEKYAISGLPVVNTEGYLLGIITKRDIIFETDHNKKVKHLMTRENLITAPVGTSLEKAREILKKTKVEKLPIVDKKFRLRGLITIKDIIKKYTYHHSTVDNLGRLRVAAAIGVSKDALQRAAALIEAEADALVIDTAHAHSANVINLVKLLRRKFPDAQLVVGNIATAEAVRDLAKLNVDALKVGIGPGSICTTRVIAGIGVPQFSAIYNCARVTRRYQIPIIADGGIRYSGDIVKAIAAGASSVMIGNLFAGTDESPGEEILLEGRKYKIYRAMGSIDAMKRGSADRYFQEEAKKFVPEGIEGRVPYRGKVSDVIFQLIGGLKAGMGYCGARTIKELQTKAKFVVISNAGLRESHPHDITITKEAPNYEKLE; via the coding sequence ATGAGATTAAATCAAGCATATACTTTTGACGACATCTTATTAATACCACAAAAATCGGATGTTTTACCTAAAGATACAAGCACTGAAACATATTTTACAAGGAACATTAAACTTCATATTCCTTTAGTAAGTGCCGCTATGGATACTGTAACCGAATCGCGTATGGCAGTAGCGTTGGCGCAGTCTGGGGGAATTGGGGTAATTCATAAAAATCTATCAATCGAGGAGCAAGTGGCTGAGGTTATTAAGGTTAAGCGGGCTGAAAGTGGTATGATCCTAAACCCCATAACAATTGATCCAGAAGCGCCAGTTGGGAAAGCTAAAGAGTTAATGGAGAAATATGCTATATCAGGCTTGCCAGTAGTAAATACTGAAGGGTATCTTTTGGGAATTATTACAAAACGCGATATCATTTTTGAGACCGACCATAATAAAAAAGTAAAACATTTAATGACTAGGGAAAACTTAATAACAGCTCCGGTTGGTACTTCACTAGAAAAAGCTAGGGAAATTTTAAAAAAAACAAAAGTCGAAAAACTTCCAATAGTCGACAAGAAATTCCGACTAAGGGGATTAATTACCATTAAGGATATTATAAAAAAATACACCTATCATCATTCCACGGTTGATAATTTGGGCCGTTTGCGTGTTGCGGCAGCTATCGGCGTAAGCAAAGACGCCTTACAACGCGCTGCGGCGCTTATCGAGGCCGAGGCCGATGCCCTAGTAATTGACACGGCTCACGCGCATAGTGCTAATGTGATAAATTTGGTTAAACTATTACGTAGGAAATTTCCGGACGCACAATTAGTCGTTGGAAACATCGCAACTGCCGAGGCCGTCCGCGATCTGGCCAAGTTAAATGTCGATGCGTTAAAAGTTGGTATCGGCCCCGGGTCAATTTGTACAACTCGGGTTATCGCTGGAATCGGGGTTCCGCAGTTCAGTGCCATTTACAATTGCGCCCGGGTTACCAGAAGATATCAAATTCCGATAATTGCTGATGGTGGTATTAGATATTCTGGAGATATTGTGAAAGCTATTGCTGCCGGGGCATCTTCGGTAATGATTGGAAATCTTTTTGCGGGAACAGACGAAAGTCCGGGTGAAGAAATTCTTTTAGAAGGCAGAAAATACAAAATATACCGAGCTATGGGTTCGATTGATGCTATGAAACGCGGTTCAGCTGATCGGTATTTTCAAGAGGAAGCCAAAAAGTTTGTTCCTGAAGGAATTGAGGGTCGAGTACCATACCGTGGTAAAGTAAGCGACGTGATATTTCAGTTGATTGGTGGTTTAAAAGCCGGGATGGGGTATTGTGGTGCACGGACAATTAAAGAATTACA